In the Malania oleifera isolate guangnan ecotype guangnan chromosome 1, ASM2987363v1, whole genome shotgun sequence genome, one interval contains:
- the LOC131148285 gene encoding uncharacterized protein LOC131148285 — MAEMARSVGERGYMIEHFTRMKPPSFAEGADPVVVENWVQDIKEILVVLSCTDEHKVAFASFKLTGEAKHWRSTRLIEEQRPDLVPVMWSRFKVLFFERYFPTIARSAKVVEFLHLVQGQMTVLQYVVQFIKLSHFAPHLALDEENKVRKFEEGLMQNLFKKVIDFWAQTFVEVVDKAAVIESGM, encoded by the exons atggctgagatggctagaagTGTAGGAGAGCGTGGCTACATGATCGAGCattttacgcggatgaagcctccATCTTTTGCTGAAGGTGCTGATCCAGTTGTggttgagaattgggttcaggatattAAGGAGATTTTGGTGGTGCTTTCATGTACAGACGAACATAAAGTGGCATTTGCATCGTTTAAACTAACAGgagaggcaaagcactg gaGATCAACGCGATTGATTGAGGAACAAAGGCCTGACCTCGTGCCAGTGATGTGGAGTCGATTTAAGGttctgttcttcgagcgatatttccctactatcgccCGGAGTGCAAAGGTAGTGGAATTCCTGCATTTAGTTCAAGGGCAGATGACAGTATTACAGTATGTCGTACAGTTTATTAAATTGTCTCACtttgccccacacttggcacTAGACGAGGAGAATAAAGTaaggaaatttgaggaaggtCTGATGCAGAATTTGTTTAAGAAAGTCATCGATTTTTGGGCTCAGACGTTCGTGGAGGTGGTGGACAAGGCTGCCGTTATCGAGAGTGGCATGTAG